The Streptomyces hundungensis genome contains the following window.
GCGGGCCTTGACCTCATTGGCCTGCTCGATGGTCGCGATCTCGTGGATCTTGCGCGCACGACGGATCTGCGCGACATCCTTCTCGCCACCCTTGGTCCAGCGGATCGCGAAACCACGCGGGACCAGGTAGTTGCGAGCGTAGCCGTCCTTGACGTCAACGACGTCGCCGGCAGTGCCGAGGCCAGAGACCTCGTGGGTGAGGATGATCTTCATTTTTCGGTCACCCTTCCCTTATCGCGCGGTGGACGTGTAGGGCAGCAGCGCCATCTCACGGCTGTTCTTGACGGCCGTGGCGACGTCACGCTGGTGCTGCGTGCAGTTGCCGGTAACGCGGCGGGCACGGATCTTGCCGCGGTCG
Protein-coding sequences here:
- the rpsR gene encoding 30S ribosomal protein S18, coding for MAKPPVRKPKKKVCAFCKDKTAYVDYKDTNMLRKFISDRGKIRARRVTGNCTQHQRDVATAVKNSREMALLPYTSTAR